ACGTTGATCACCACCAACGACCCGGTGAAGATCGCCGAGGACTACGCGATGCTCCAGCATCTGTCCGAGGGACGCGTCGACCTCATCATGGGTCGCGGCAACACCGGTCCGGTCTACCCGTGGTTCGGCCAGGACATCCGTCAGGGAATTCCGCTCGCGCTGGAGAACTACCAACTCCTCCGACGACTGTGGACCGGGACGTCGTGAGCTGGAAGGGCAACTTCCGCACCCCCTCGACGGGTTCACCTCGACGCCGCGCCCACTCGACCACATTGCGCCGTTCGTGTGGCACGGCTCGATCCGCAGCCCGGAGATCGCAGAGATCGCCGCGTATCACGGCGACGGTTTCTTCGCGAACAACATCTTCTGGCCCAAGGAGCACTACATCGCGCTGATCGACCTGTATCGCGAACGGTACGAGCACTACGGCCACGGCCGTGCCGACCAGGCCATCGTCGGCCTGGGTGGTCAGGTGTTCATGCGCAAGAACAGCCAGGACGCGGTCAAGGAGTTCCGGCCGTACTTCGACAACGCACCCGTCTACGGCCACGGCCCCACCATGGAGGACTTCACCGAGCAGACCCCACTGACCGTCGGATCTCCGCAGCAGGTGATCGAGAAGACGCTCGCATTCGCGGACTACTTCGGCGACTACCAGCGTCAACTGTTCCTGATGGACCACGCCGGTCTGCCGTTGAAGACCGTGCTCGAACAGCTCGACATCCTGGGCGAGGACGTGGTGCCGGTACTGCGCAGAGAATTCGCTGCCCGACGCCCCGAGGGTGTTCCGGAGAATCCCCCGACTCACGCGTCGATGCTGGCGGAGAAAGAAGCAGCTGTTGCCGTCTGACACCGAGTTGTCGATCCAGGCCTGGGAGGCGCTGTTTCGCTCCCAGGTCGCGCTGATGCGCCGGTTCACCGCAGACGACATCTGGGATCCGATCGGCATGCGTGAGTACGACGTGTTGTTCACCCTGAGTACCAGTCCGAACCGCCGACTCCGGTTGCACGAACTCAACGACGAGATCCTGCTCAGCCAACCGTCGCTCAGTCGGATGTGCGACCGCCTTGCAGCATTGGGTTACGTTGCCCGAGAACCTGATCCGTCGGACAAACGCGGGACGGTCATCTGCCTGACCGATACGGGAGCGGACGTGCAGACGAACATCGGACGGAAACACGCCGCCCGCATCAGGCGCTACGTCGGCGACGCTCTGAATGCCGACGAGCTGAAGACACTCCGAAGTCTGTGCACCAAGCTCAGACTCGCCCAGACCGACATCCGGGAGCACACATGATCCAGGTCCTCACCCCTCGTGAAGTTCCACTCGGCGGTCCCCGCGCCATGAAGGTTCGTCGCACCCTGCCCCACAAGGATCGATCCCTCATCGGCGCATGGTGTTTCGCCGATCACTACGGCCCGGAGCGCTCGCGCATGGATGTCGCACCGCACCCGCACACCGGACTGCAGACGGTCAGCTGGCTGTTCTCGGGCGAGATCGAGCACCGCGACAGTGTGGGTTCGCACGCCATGGTTCGGCCGGGCGAACTGAACCTGATGACGGCCGGGCATGGCATCAGTCACTCCGAGGTCTCCACCCCGCAGACCGACATCCTGCACGGCATGCAGTTGTGGGTCGCTCTTCCGGCCGTATCCCGTTTTGTGGCACCGACATTCGAGCACTACGTGCCGGAACCGGTCACTGCACCCGGACTCGCCGCCCGAGTGTTCCTCGGCACCGTGCTCGGCGAGACCTCACCGGTGTCGACGTACACCCCACTGCTCGGGGCAGAGATGGTGCTCGACGCCGGCGCGCGGGTCACTCTCGAAGTCGACCCGACGTTCGAGCACGGGATCATCGTCGACCGAGGATCGGTGACCCTGGCCGATGTCGATCTAGGCGCTGCCGAACTGGGTTATGTCGAACCCGGTGAACACGAACTGCACCTGCACAATTCGATGCAGGAGCCGGTTCGGTTCCTGCTACTGGGCGGTCCGCCGTTCGGCGAGCAGATCGTGATGTGGTGGAACTTCGTCGGCCGCAGCCACGAAGACGTCGTCGAGTATCGAGCGGCCTACGAGGCCGAGAACGGTCAGTTCGGCACCGTCGAGGGCTATCCCGGGCCGCGGCTCCATGCGCCCGAACTTCCGAACGCCCGCATGAAACCTCGCGGCTGACTGCCGAGCACAAACCGTCAGAACAGCGTCGCGATCTCCGGCTCCGACGACCGCGGAGCTGCGCTCTTGCGGCGCTGGGTCACAGCGGGCACGGCCTCGGCAGGCTCGTCCTCGGCAGGCTTGGTCACGGCAGGCTTGGTCACGGCCGGTGCGGTCACGGCCGGTGCGGTCACGGCCGGCTTGGACCCGGCGTTGGCTCCCGCTGCTGCGATTGCCCTGGCAGCTTCGCCTGCCAAGGCGTCGGCTGCTTCGTTGAAGTGATTGCCGACGTGTCCACGGACCCACCGGAACCGGACGGGTCCTTCACGATCGGTGATGGCCCGCTCGATGTTCTGCACGAGCTCGAGGTTGCGTACCGGAGTGCCGCTCGCCGTCTTCCAACCCTTGCGCTTCCAGCCGGCGAGCCACTCGGACGCACACTTGATTGCGTACTGAGAATCGGACTCGATCAACAGCGGTTCGGGCCCGGGGTGGGCCAGCACTGCCTCGAGCAGGGCACGGAGCTCGGCTACCTGGTTGGTGCCCGAGGGCTCACCACCGGAGTTGCTCGGCCCCGTGTGGTTGACCCACGCCCACCCGATTGCTCCGCCGGGGTTACGCAGACACGAGCCGTCCGTACTCACGATGATCACGGTCTCAGACCCTACGTCGGGCCACCGACAAACTCCGGGTGACTCGCTCACCGCCATCGAGTTACTTGGTGATCGTCTGCGCTGTGCTGAGAACCGATCTCGGCGAACCGGGTCACGACGTGCCGGTACCCGTGGCCCTTCGGCCGTCGACGGTGAGCAGCACGAACGCCACCGCTGCCAGCGCCGCGATCAGCGCCGAGAACACCAGCCCCGCAGTCACCAGGCCCCACTCCGTCGCCGCAGCCCCGGCACCGATCACCGGGACCGAAATCGCCACGTAGAGCACGACGAAGAAGGTGGAGGTCACTTCGGCGCGCCGGTGCGGCGGAAGCTGCGCACCGATCGCGGCCATCCCGTTGCTGAACGTCACGCCCTGCCCGATTCCGCAGAGCAGCGCCGCGCACACCAACACGACCAGAGACGTCAGTAGCAACGACGCGGCAAGCAGCGCCAGACCGAACACCAAGACCAGGCATCCCCAGCGCTGAGCCGAGGTGGGATCGGCTGCGCGCAGCGTGATCTGGGCGGTCGCGGACGCGGCGAAGACGGCGAACACCACCACACCTGTGATCGCGTGATTGTCGATCCCCAGCACACCGGCGATGAATCCCGGTGAGACGGCGGTGAACAACCCCAGTACCGCGAACCCTGCGAAACCGCCCACCGCAGCGCGCAAGAACGTGCCGCGCACCTCCACCGGAACGGACAGACGCTGCACGTGCGGACGCGCACCGGCGACGACTCGGACGGTTTCGGGCGCGAAGTACACAGCAACTGCCGCCACGAGAAGCAGCGCGATGTCGACGAAGAACGTCAGCCGCAAGGGCTGCGGCAGGTATTCCACCAACAGACCTGCCACCAGCGGCCCGAGACCCAGACCTCCGATATTGGCGGCCGTGGCGATCGCCGGAGCCCGATCACGCCACGATTCGGGAACCAGTTCGAGCAGGGTCACCGTGGCGGTACCCACGAAGATCCCGGCCGAGACACCGGACAACACGCGCCCGATCACCAGGGCCGTCAATGAGTCCGCGGTCACGAACACCACGGCACTGACGAGACCGAAAGCGATCGCCGCCAACAACATCGGACGTCGACCGAGCGAATCGGACCAGCGACCGAAGGCCAACAGTGCCCCGAGCACGCCCACTGCGTACGCGGCGAACACCAACGTGACGACGAATACCGAGAACCCGAATTCGAACTCGTACAACGCGTAGAGCGGCGTCGGCATCGTCGTGCCCATCATCGCGACGACGAACGCGAATGCGACCCCGACGAACGATGCTGCCCTCGATCGAGTCACGGTTGTCCTCCTTGTACGGGTACACGATATT
The nucleotide sequence above comes from Rhodococcoides fascians A25f. Encoded proteins:
- a CDS encoding MarR family winged helix-turn-helix transcriptional regulator, with the protein product MPSDTELSIQAWEALFRSQVALMRRFTADDIWDPIGMREYDVLFTLSTSPNRRLRLHELNDEILLSQPSLSRMCDRLAALGYVAREPDPSDKRGTVICLTDTGADVQTNIGRKHAARIRRYVGDALNADELKTLRSLCTKLRLAQTDIREHT
- a CDS encoding pirin family protein is translated as MIQVLTPREVPLGGPRAMKVRRTLPHKDRSLIGAWCFADHYGPERSRMDVAPHPHTGLQTVSWLFSGEIEHRDSVGSHAMVRPGELNLMTAGHGISHSEVSTPQTDILHGMQLWVALPAVSRFVAPTFEHYVPEPVTAPGLAARVFLGTVLGETSPVSTYTPLLGAEMVLDAGARVTLEVDPTFEHGIIVDRGSVTLADVDLGAAELGYVEPGEHELHLHNSMQEPVRFLLLGGPPFGEQIVMWWNFVGRSHEDVVEYRAAYEAENGQFGTVEGYPGPRLHAPELPNARMKPRG
- a CDS encoding ribonuclease H family protein; translated protein: MIIVSTDGSCLRNPGGAIGWAWVNHTGPSNSGGEPSGTNQVAELRALLEAVLAHPGPEPLLIESDSQYAIKCASEWLAGWKRKGWKTASGTPVRNLELVQNIERAITDREGPVRFRWVRGHVGNHFNEAADALAGEAARAIAAAGANAGSKPAVTAPAVTAPAVTKPAVTKPAEDEPAEAVPAVTQRRKSAAPRSSEPEIATLF
- a CDS encoding MFS transporter, which gives rise to MTRSRAASFVGVAFAFVVAMMGTTMPTPLYALYEFEFGFSVFVVTLVFAAYAVGVLGALLAFGRWSDSLGRRPMLLAAIAFGLVSAVVFVTADSLTALVIGRVLSGVSAGIFVGTATVTLLELVPESWRDRAPAIATAANIGGLGLGPLVAGLLVEYLPQPLRLTFFVDIALLLVAAVAVYFAPETVRVVAGARPHVQRLSVPVEVRGTFLRAAVGGFAGFAVLGLFTAVSPGFIAGVLGIDNHAITGVVVFAVFAASATAQITLRAADPTSAQRWGCLVLVFGLALLAASLLLTSLVVLVCAALLCGIGQGVTFSNGMAAIGAQLPPHRRAEVTSTFFVVLYVAISVPVIGAGAAATEWGLVTAGLVFSALIAALAAVAFVLLTVDGRRATGTGTS